Proteins encoded in a region of the Panicum hallii strain FIL2 chromosome 3, PHallii_v3.1, whole genome shotgun sequence genome:
- the LOC112884134 gene encoding AAA-ATPase At3g50940-like — protein MASYDKAFESYKKALTTAASVAASLMLARSVVNEVVPYELREMLFSGFGYLRSHMSSQHTIIVEKKNDGFTNNHIYNAVRTYLATRINTDLQQRLRVSSMDENDKMMISMAEGEEMLDVYEGTEFKWCLICQDNSSDSSNGNGTPNEVSFEVSFHKNHKEKALKSYFPFILATAKDIKAQERTLRIYMTEYSSEWSPIDLHHPSTFGTLAMDQKLKQSIIDDLNRFIKRKDYYKKIGKAWKRGYLLYGPPGTGKSSLIAAMANHLRFDIYDLELTEVNSNSDLRRLLVGMSNRSILIVEDIDCTIDLKQREEGEGHGKSNSTEENKGEDKVTLSGLLNFVDGLWSTSGEERIIVFTTNYKERLDPALLRPGRMDMHIHMGYCTQESFRILANNYHSIDYHDTYPEIEKLIKEVTVTPAEVAEVLMRNDDTDTALHDLVNYLKSKMIETNEIKTEHKEANNQLNEEKDIRYSDRK, from the exons ATGGCGTCCTACGACAAGGCCTTCGAGTCCTACAAGAAGGCCCTCACCACCGCAGCGTCCGTCGCGGCATCTCTGATGCTGGCGCGCAGCGTGGTGAACGAGGTGGTGCCGTACGAGTTGCGCGAGATGCTCTTCTCCGGCTTCGGCTACCTGCGCTCGCACATGTCGTCGCAGCACACCATCATCGTcgagaagaagaatgatggatTCACCAACAACCACATCTACAACGCCGTGAGGACGTACCTCGCGACACGCATCAACACCGACCTGCAGCAGCGTCTGCGGGTCAGCAGCATGGACGAGAATGACAAGATGATGATCAGCATGGCGGAGGGAGAGGAGATGCTGGATGTTTATGAAGGAACAGAATTTAAATGGTGCCTCATCTGCCAAGACAACTCAAGTGACTCCAGCAATGGCAATGGCACTCCCAACGAGGTCTCCTTTGAGGTTAGCTTCCACAAGAATCACAAGGAGAAAGCCCTCAAATCATACTTCCCGTTCATTTTGGCCACAGCCAAGGACATAAAAGCTCAGGAGAGAACTCTCAGGATATACATGACCGAGTACTCGAGCGAGTGGTCCCCAATTGACCTCCACCACCCATCTACATTTGGCACACTTGCCATGGACCAGAAGCTGAAGCAGTCCATCATCGATGACCTTAACAGGTTCATCAAGAGAAAGGATTACTATAAGAAGATCGGCAAGGCATGGAAGCGGGGATACCTGCTGTATGGTCCACCTGGGACCGGCAAGTCCAGCCTGATTGCAGCCATGGCCAACCATCTCAGGTTTGACATATATGATCTCGAGCTAACTGAGGTCAATTCCAACTCAGACCTTAGGAGGCTTCTTGTTGGCATGAGCAACCGGTCTATTCTCATTGTTGAAGATATTGACTGCACCATCGATCTGAAACAAAGGGAGGAAGGTGAGGGGCATGGCAAGTCGAATTCTACAGAAGAAAACAAGGGAGAAGACAAG GTAACACTGTCTGGCCTGCTTAATTTTGTTGATGGGCTGTGGTCAACAAGTGGGGAAGAAAGGATCATTGTCTTCACAACCAATTACAAGGAGCGGCTCGACCCAGCACTATTGCGGCCTGGAAGGATGGACATGCACATCCACATGGGGTATTGCACCCAAGAGTCTTTCCGAATCCTTGCCAACAACTACCACTCCATCGACTACCATGACACATATCCAGAGATTGAGAAACTGATCAAGGAGGTGACAGTGACACCAGCAGAGGTCGCTGAGGTTCTGATGAGGAATGATGACACTGATACTGCGCTCCATGATCTTGTCAATTATCTGAAGTCAAAAATGATAGAAACCAATGAGATCAAGACTGAACACAAGGAAGCAAATAACCAACTGAATGAGGAGAAAGACATCAGATATAGTGACAGAAAATAA
- the LOC112886020 gene encoding AAA-ATPase At3g50940-like — MSSSSGSYEKYITTAASVAATAMVVRSVVSELVPYEVRDLLYAAGRYLRSRVSSRHTVVIDEAEGLSANQIYDAARTYLAARISTDMPRLRVSRVDEAQGILVGMEQGEEMVDVHDGVEYTWSLVSRDNTPGAASRAAGTTGAYAGAGAKARGRLEIKSFEVSFHKKHKDKALKSYLPHIVATAKAMKDQHRSLKMHMIEYDAWTAVDLRHPSTFDTLAMDKKLKQSVMDDLGRFVKRKDYYRRIGRAWKRGYLLYGPPGTGKSSLIAAMANYLKFDIYDLELTEVKCNSDLRRLLVGMSNRSILVVEDIDCSIELQQREDGEKRARSSSAGEENDDKVTLSGLLNFVDGLWSTSGEERIIVFTTNYRERLDPALLRPGRMDMHIHMGYCTAESFRILARNYHSVENHAMCPEIEQLIEEVMVSPAEVAEVLMRNENSDVVLQDLLEFLKAKRKEVGERKAANENGNE, encoded by the exons ATGTCGTCGTCGAGCGGGAGCTACGAGAAGTACATCACCACGGCGGCGTCCGTGGCGGCGACGGCCATGGTGGTGCGCAGCGTCGTGAGCGAGCTGGTCCCCTACGAGGTGCGCGACCTGCTGTACGCCGCCGGGCGCTACCTCCGCTCCCGCGTCTCCTCGCGCCACACGGTGGTCATCGACGAGGCCGAGGGCCTCTCCGCCAACCAGATCTACGACGCCGCGCGCACCTACCTCGCCGCCCGGATCAGCACCGACATGCCGCGACTCCGCGTCAGCCGCGTCGACGAGGCGCAGGGGATCTTGGTCGGCATGGAGCAGGGCGAGGAGATGGTCGACGTCCACGACGGCGTCGAGTACACCTGGAGCCTCGTATCCCGGGACAACacccccggcgccgcctccaGGGCCGCGGGCACCACCGGCGCCTATGCCGGCGCCGGTGCCAAGGCCAGGGGCCGTCTCGAGATCAAGTCGTTCGAGGTCAGTTTCCATAAGAAGCACAAGGACAAGGCCCTCAAATCGTACCTCCCGCACATCGTCGCCACGGCCAAGGCCATGAAGGACCAGCACCGGAGCCTCAAGATGCACATGATCGAGTACGACGCCTGGACAGCTGTCGACCTCCGCCACCCGTCCACCTTCGACACGCTCGCCATGGACAAGAAGCTGAAACAGTCTGTCATGGATGACCTTGGGAGGTTCGTCAAGAGGAAAGACTACTACAGGAGGATCGGCAGGGCATGGAAGCGAGGTTACCTGCTCTACGGGCCACCTGGGACTGGCAAGTCAAGCCTGATCGCCGCAATGGCGAATTACCTCAAGTTTGACATCTATGATCTTGAGCTGACCGAGGTCAAATGCAACTCGGACCTCCGGAGGCTTCTTGTCGGGATGAGCAACCGATCCATCCTTGTGGTTGAAGACATTGACTGTAGCATTGAGCTGCAGCAGCGGGAAGACGGTGAGAAGCGTGCCAGGTCCAGCTCTGCAGGAGAAGAAAACGACGACAAG GTGACGCTATCTGGGCTGCTCAACTTCGTTGACGGTCTCTGGTCGACAAGCGGGGAGGAGAGGATCATCGTTTTCACCACTAATTACAGGGAGCGGCTTGACCCAGCATTACTGCGGCCTGGCAGGATGGACATGCACATCCACATGGGGTACTGCACTGCAGAGTCGTTCCGGATTCTGGCAAGGAACTATCACTCGGTTGAAAATCATGCCATGTGCCCAGAAATTGAACAGCTGATAGAGGAGGTAATGGTCTCACCTGCAGAGGTTGCTGAGGTTCTAATGAGGAACGAGAACAGTGATGTTGTACTCCAGGATCTCCTTGAGTTCCTCAAAGCAAAGAGGAAAGAAGTTGGTGAGAGGAAGGCTGCAAATGAGAATGGAAATGAATAG